The following coding sequences are from one Thiohalomonas denitrificans window:
- a CDS encoding UPF0149 family protein, whose protein sequence is MSDNHQAIEQLTHALEMVNRETGAVECHGLLTGLLCARPELSGQEWVEFVAAGENPEQGAAIFKALYSETVRQLENSVLDFHPLLPDEDEALEERVAALAEWVQGFLLGLAEEGMADPDRLPEDSAEIVRDFADIAAAESYEFGEGEEDESAYTELLEYVRTGVLLVNEEVNPTKAPPLGDVTLH, encoded by the coding sequence ATGAGTGACAATCATCAGGCAATCGAGCAGCTGACCCATGCGCTCGAAATGGTCAACCGTGAGACCGGGGCCGTGGAGTGCCACGGGTTATTGACCGGCCTTCTGTGTGCCAGGCCGGAGCTGAGCGGGCAGGAGTGGGTCGAATTCGTCGCTGCCGGAGAAAACCCGGAGCAGGGTGCGGCCATCTTCAAAGCGCTCTATAGCGAAACCGTGCGTCAGTTGGAGAACTCCGTGCTCGACTTCCATCCGTTACTCCCGGATGAGGATGAAGCCCTGGAAGAGCGCGTGGCTGCCCTCGCCGAATGGGTGCAGGGCTTCCTGCTGGGACTCGCCGAAGAGGGGATGGCGGACCCCGACAGACTGCCCGAGGACAGCGCGGAAATTGTTCGTGATTTTGCCGATATTGCCGCTGCCGAGAGCTATGAGTTCGGAGAGGGTGAAGAGGACGAAAGCGCCTACACCGAGTTGCTCGAGTATGTGCGAACCGGCGTGCTGCTGGTCAATGAAGAGGTCAATCCGACCAAGGCCCCGCCGCTGGGTGATGTCACACTGCACTAG
- the pepP gene encoding Xaa-Pro aminopeptidase: protein MEKKEFERRRRRLMKEMGDNSIAILPTAPEQQRNRDVDYPYRPDSDFYYLTGFPEPEAVMVLVPGRRHGSYILFCRERDPRMETWNGRRAGLDGAVEAYGADDAFPISDIDDILPGLLENRDRVYYAMGCHAEFDAQVMEWVNRLRKKARAGVHTPGEFVDLDHLLHDMRLYKSAAEQRMMRQAARISSSAHCRAMAASRPGMWEYQIEAELLHEFMRHGARSPAYPSIVGGGENGCILHYTENDSRLNDGDLLLIDAGCEQECYASDITRTFPVNGRFSKEQRALYELVLEANRAAIAQVKPGNHWNRPHEAAVKVLTRGLVKLGLLKGEPATLIKKETYRRFFMHRTGHWLGMDVHDVGDYKIGDQWRVLEPGMTLTIEPGLYIPAGSKGVAKKWWNIGIRIEDDVLVTKAGCEVLTDGAPKDPDEIEALVGTG, encoded by the coding sequence ATGGAAAAGAAGGAATTCGAGCGCCGTCGCCGTCGGTTGATGAAAGAGATGGGCGACAACAGCATCGCAATCCTGCCGACGGCTCCGGAGCAGCAGCGCAATCGCGATGTGGATTATCCCTACCGGCCCGATTCGGACTTTTACTATCTCACCGGCTTCCCGGAACCCGAGGCCGTCATGGTGCTGGTGCCTGGCCGCCGCCACGGTTCCTACATACTCTTCTGCCGTGAACGCGACCCCCGGATGGAAACCTGGAATGGTCGCCGGGCCGGGTTGGACGGGGCGGTAGAGGCGTATGGCGCCGATGACGCCTTCCCCATTTCCGACATCGACGACATCCTCCCCGGTCTGCTGGAGAACCGGGACCGCGTCTATTACGCCATGGGGTGCCATGCCGAGTTCGACGCCCAGGTCATGGAGTGGGTCAACCGGCTGCGCAAGAAAGCCCGAGCCGGTGTGCATACCCCCGGTGAATTCGTGGATCTCGACCACCTGCTGCATGACATGCGCCTGTACAAGTCGGCTGCGGAACAGCGGATGATGCGCCAGGCTGCGCGTATCAGCTCCTCGGCCCACTGCCGCGCTATGGCGGCGTCTCGTCCGGGCATGTGGGAGTACCAGATCGAAGCGGAACTGCTGCATGAATTCATGCGCCACGGAGCGCGTTCGCCGGCCTACCCCTCCATCGTCGGCGGCGGGGAGAACGGCTGCATTCTGCATTACACCGAGAACGACAGCCGTTTGAACGATGGCGACCTGCTGCTCATCGATGCCGGTTGCGAGCAGGAGTGTTACGCATCCGATATCACCCGCACCTTTCCGGTGAATGGTCGTTTCAGCAAAGAGCAGCGGGCACTCTATGAACTGGTGCTTGAAGCCAACCGCGCCGCCATCGCCCAGGTAAAACCGGGCAATCACTGGAATCGGCCCCATGAGGCGGCGGTCAAGGTCCTGACCCGCGGTCTGGTGAAACTCGGCCTGTTGAAGGGAGAGCCCGCCACACTGATCAAGAAGGAGACCTACCGGCGCTTCTTCATGCACCGCACCGGACACTGGCTGGGAATGGACGTGCATGATGTCGGTGACTACAAGATCGGCGATCAGTGGCGGGTCCTCGAGCCGGGGATGACACTGACTATCGAGCCCGGTCTCTATATCCCGGCGGGGAGCAAGGGTGTGGCCAAAAAATGGTGGAACATCGGTATCCGCATCGAAGATGACGTGCTGGTCACCAAAGCGGGCTGCGAGGTGCTCACCGACGGCGCTCCCAAGGACCCGGACGAAATCGAAGCCCTGGTGGGGACGGGCTAA
- the ubiH gene encoding 2-octaprenyl-6-methoxyphenyl hydroxylase: MDYDILIIGGGMVGASLAHALKEVPLRIGLVEAVPLAGGPPGLDTRAIALAQGSKRILGAMGVWDAVEALGVSPIRQIHISDKGHFGTTRLSASEEGVEALGYVAEAGVIGRGLMESFDSLHHAELICPATFRELEFADDHARVEVEEEGRRRTLTCKLVVAADGGRSEIRERVGAGLLKLGYGQTAIIAHVVTDRSHGGTAYERFTDSGPMALLPNTAPEGTEGSEQGDRRWSLVWTVRDEQVDEVLQWDDATFLQRLQVRFGRRAGTFRGVGPRCAYPLGLQFVRDPVRRRLAFIGNAAHIVHPVAGQGFNLGLRDAAVLAEVLADAVHRGSDPGTLKNLRGYARWRRPDYLRVMAMTDGLARTFSNDFLPAVVARNLGLIAMEMLPPARHLLARQAMGLTGRLPRLARGLPVY; encoded by the coding sequence ATGGATTATGACATTCTGATTATTGGCGGCGGCATGGTGGGGGCGAGCCTGGCCCATGCGTTGAAAGAAGTGCCACTGCGCATCGGTCTGGTCGAGGCGGTGCCGCTCGCGGGTGGGCCGCCCGGTCTCGATACGCGGGCGATCGCCCTGGCCCAGGGCTCGAAACGGATCTTGGGTGCGATGGGCGTCTGGGATGCAGTGGAGGCACTCGGCGTATCCCCCATCCGTCAGATCCACATCTCGGACAAGGGTCACTTCGGAACCACGCGCCTATCCGCTTCGGAAGAGGGAGTGGAAGCGCTGGGCTATGTGGCCGAAGCTGGTGTGATCGGACGTGGCCTCATGGAGTCGTTCGATAGCCTGCACCATGCCGAACTCATCTGTCCGGCGACCTTCAGGGAACTGGAGTTTGCCGATGATCACGCCCGGGTCGAAGTAGAGGAAGAGGGGCGGCGGCGCACCCTGACCTGCAAGCTTGTGGTGGCGGCCGACGGCGGACGTTCGGAGATCCGTGAGCGGGTCGGGGCGGGTCTGTTGAAACTCGGCTATGGCCAGACTGCCATCATTGCCCACGTGGTCACCGACAGGTCCCATGGCGGCACGGCCTATGAGCGCTTCACCGATTCCGGGCCGATGGCCCTGCTGCCCAACACCGCCCCCGAAGGAACAGAGGGAAGCGAACAGGGCGACCGGCGCTGGTCCCTGGTGTGGACCGTCAGGGATGAGCAGGTCGACGAGGTGCTGCAATGGGACGATGCAACCTTCCTCCAGCGTCTCCAGGTCCGCTTCGGCAGACGTGCCGGTACATTCAGGGGAGTCGGCCCGCGCTGCGCCTATCCTCTCGGCCTGCAGTTCGTGCGTGACCCGGTGCGCCGGCGTCTGGCCTTCATCGGCAACGCCGCCCACATCGTACATCCGGTCGCGGGACAGGGGTTCAACCTCGGGCTTCGCGATGCCGCGGTACTGGCCGAGGTGCTCGCCGATGCAGTCCACCGCGGCAGCGACCCCGGCACCCTGAAGAATCTCCGTGGCTATGCCCGCTGGCGCCGCCCCGACTACCTGCGGGTGATGGCCATGACCGACGGACTGGCGCGCACCTTCTCCAACGATTTTCTCCCGGCCGTGGTAGCACGAAATCTGGGGCTGATCGCCATGGAAATGCTGCCCCCCGCCCGCCACCTGCTGGCACGCCAGGCCATGGGGCTCACCGGCCGCCTCCCGCGTCTCGCCCGTGGCCTCCCGGTATATTGA
- a CDS encoding UbiH/UbiF/VisC/COQ6 family ubiquinone biosynthesis hydroxylase, which yields MDYDVLIVGGGMVGATLACALGGSPLRVAVLERGEPDHAWPRTEYDIRVSALTRASTRIFEAVGAWEGMEARRVSPYRAMHVWDATGSGTIHFDANELGEANLGHIVENSVILGALRERMAQLDNVELISPAEVVSLERESDAARLLLAGGRRLEAALVVGADGLHSRVREAAGITTTGWAYDQHALTASVRTSKPHEEACWQRFAPDGPLAFLPLPEPNLSSIVWTTSPEHARVLSEIEPSAFLDELQQAFGDRLGRMEAVGQRGVCPLALQHADAYCAERVVLVGNAAHAIHPLAGQGLNLGILDAAALAEVLIDAARSHGDIGARPVLRRYERWRKGDNVAVTAAMDGFKRLFGSQLAPVRWARNFGLRLTDATGPVKQTLIRRAMGLSGDLPRIARSVASR from the coding sequence ATGGATTATGACGTTCTGATCGTCGGTGGCGGGATGGTAGGTGCAACATTGGCGTGCGCGCTCGGTGGGAGCCCGCTACGGGTCGCCGTGCTCGAGCGTGGTGAACCCGACCATGCCTGGCCGCGGACCGAGTATGACATTCGGGTCAGTGCCCTTACCCGTGCCAGCACGCGCATCTTCGAGGCGGTCGGGGCCTGGGAAGGCATGGAGGCGCGGCGGGTGTCCCCCTACCGGGCAATGCACGTCTGGGATGCGACCGGATCCGGGACCATCCATTTCGATGCCAATGAGCTCGGTGAAGCGAATCTTGGCCATATCGTGGAAAACAGCGTCATCCTGGGGGCGCTGCGGGAGCGAATGGCGCAACTGGACAACGTGGAACTGATTTCTCCGGCCGAGGTGGTCTCCCTGGAGCGCGAAAGCGATGCCGCACGCCTGCTCCTTGCCGGCGGACGGCGGCTGGAGGCGGCGCTGGTGGTGGGTGCCGATGGTCTGCACTCCCGGGTCCGCGAGGCGGCGGGCATCACCACGACCGGGTGGGCCTACGACCAGCATGCGCTGACCGCCAGCGTGCGCACCTCGAAACCTCATGAGGAGGCCTGCTGGCAGCGTTTCGCGCCCGATGGCCCCCTGGCTTTCCTGCCGCTGCCGGAGCCGAACCTCAGCTCCATCGTCTGGACCACCTCCCCGGAACACGCCCGTGTTCTGTCGGAGATCGAGCCGTCGGCCTTCCTTGATGAGTTGCAGCAGGCCTTCGGTGACCGTTTGGGGCGCATGGAAGCGGTGGGCCAGCGCGGCGTCTGTCCGTTGGCCCTCCAGCATGCCGATGCCTACTGTGCGGAACGCGTGGTGCTGGTGGGGAATGCCGCCCATGCGATCCATCCCCTCGCCGGTCAGGGGCTGAACCTCGGGATCCTCGACGCCGCCGCCCTGGCCGAAGTGCTGATCGACGCCGCCCGGAGCCACGGCGATATCGGCGCCCGGCCCGTTCTCCGTCGATATGAGCGCTGGCGCAAGGGAGACAATGTAGCGGTAACCGCTGCAATGGACGGCTTCAAACGCTTGTTCGGAAGCCAACTGGCGCCGGTGCGGTGGGCACGAAACTTCGGGCTCCGGCTGACCGATGCAACCGGCCCCGTAAAGCAAACCCTCATCCGTCGTGCCATGGGATTGAGCGGAGACCTGCCGCGGATCGCGAGATCAGTGGCTAGTCGCTAG
- a CDS encoding Fe(3+) ABC transporter substrate-binding protein, producing the protein MKNRWVVAGAALLIGVSGQAWSAEEVNLYSARKENLIKPLLDRFTEESGIEVNLVTGKADALLKRLEVEGRHSPADLLLTTDAGRLHRAKEAGVLQPMQSDALEQVIPDTYRDPEGYWYGLSVRARPILYVKDKVDPQELSTYEDLADPRWKNRVCIRSSSNIYNQSLVASMITSRGQEATQQWADTFVKNFARKPAGGDRDQIAAAAAGMCDIAVANTYYLGVMLHSDDPAQREEAEKVAVFWPNQEGRGTHVNVSGIALTAAAGNRDNAQRLMEFLVSDEAQAWYAEVNHEYPVKADVAWSETLQSWGSFKADDVNMAKLGEYNAEAVKLMDRAGWR; encoded by the coding sequence ATGAAAAACAGATGGGTCGTGGCGGGAGCAGCGCTGTTGATCGGAGTGAGCGGTCAGGCCTGGAGTGCCGAAGAGGTGAACCTCTACTCGGCCCGCAAGGAAAATCTCATCAAGCCGCTGCTGGATCGGTTTACCGAAGAGAGCGGTATCGAGGTCAATCTGGTGACCGGAAAGGCCGATGCGCTGCTCAAGCGTCTGGAGGTCGAGGGTCGCCATAGCCCTGCGGATCTGCTGTTGACGACCGATGCCGGCCGGCTGCACCGTGCCAAAGAGGCCGGCGTGCTGCAACCGATGCAGTCGGACGCGCTGGAGCAGGTGATCCCGGATACCTACCGTGATCCGGAGGGTTACTGGTACGGTCTCTCGGTCCGGGCCCGTCCGATTCTGTATGTCAAAGACAAGGTCGACCCGCAGGAGTTATCCACCTACGAAGACCTGGCGGATCCCCGCTGGAAGAACCGGGTCTGCATCCGCTCCTCCAGCAACATCTACAACCAGTCCCTGGTCGCCTCGATGATCACCTCTCGCGGCCAGGAGGCGACGCAGCAGTGGGCGGACACGTTTGTGAAGAACTTCGCGCGCAAGCCCGCCGGTGGTGATCGCGATCAAATCGCGGCCGCGGCTGCCGGGATGTGCGATATCGCCGTTGCCAATACCTATTATCTCGGAGTCATGCTTCATTCCGACGACCCGGCTCAGCGCGAGGAAGCGGAGAAGGTGGCGGTCTTCTGGCCCAATCAGGAGGGACGCGGCACTCACGTCAACGTCAGCGGTATCGCCCTGACGGCGGCGGCGGGTAACCGGGACAACGCCCAGCGGCTGATGGAGTTTCTTGTCAGCGACGAGGCCCAGGCCTGGTACGCCGAGGTCAATCACGAATACCCGGTCAAGGCCGATGTGGCCTGGAGTGAAACCCTGCAGTCCTGGGGAAGCTTCAAGGCAGACGACGTCAACATGGCCAAGCTTGGCGAGTATAATGCCGAGGCTGTGAAGCTGATGGATCGCGCCGGCTGGCGATGA
- a CDS encoding ABC transporter permease: MSLHGDGLASRIRRRLPDSWQAGVALVALLLALPILTVFGHLFVPAGDVWGHLVDTVLADYVGNSLVLMAGVGVGTLLLGVGSAWLTSLCDFPGRRVFEWALLLPLAVPAYIIAYTYTGLLDFTGPVQTTLRETFGWSYGDYWFPEIRSLGGAVAMLSLVLYPYVYLMARAAFLEQSVAVLEVSRTLGAGPWRSFFRVALPLARPAIATGVSLALMETLADYGTVEYFGVSTFTTGIFRTWFGLGDATAAAQLAAMLLGFVFVLILLEHWSRRRARFHQATQRYQTLPRYRLQGWRRWAAVAGCAFPLLLGFVVPAGQLSAWAVRTAGRTVDSDFFELTLNSMGLAAGAALVTLLLALFMAYGKRLRRGPIVNTAVRVAGMGYAIPGTVIAIGVMLPLARVDQALDAWSVEVFGISTGLLLSGTLFALLFAYAVRFLAVSLQAVEGGLGRIRPSMDDAARSLGLRPTQVLRRVHMPVMRGTLLTALLLVFVDVLKELPATLVLRPFNFNTLAVRTFELASDERLADASSAALTIVLAGIVPVILLSRSIGRSRAGQKHAA, translated from the coding sequence ATGAGCCTGCACGGGGATGGGTTGGCGTCCCGGATAAGGCGACGCCTCCCCGATTCCTGGCAGGCGGGTGTTGCGCTGGTGGCACTGCTACTGGCGCTTCCGATCCTGACGGTGTTTGGACATCTGTTCGTCCCGGCCGGAGATGTCTGGGGCCATCTGGTGGACACCGTGCTGGCCGACTACGTCGGCAATTCGCTGGTGCTGATGGCAGGTGTCGGCGTCGGCACACTCTTGCTGGGCGTCGGCAGTGCCTGGCTGACGAGTCTCTGCGATTTCCCCGGCCGGCGTGTCTTTGAATGGGCGCTGCTGCTGCCGCTGGCTGTGCCGGCCTACATCATCGCCTACACCTACACCGGCCTGCTCGACTTTACCGGACCCGTTCAGACCACCCTTCGGGAAACGTTCGGCTGGTCCTACGGGGACTATTGGTTCCCAGAAATCCGCTCTCTCGGCGGCGCCGTGGCGATGCTGTCGCTGGTGCTCTACCCCTATGTCTATCTGATGGCGCGCGCCGCCTTCCTGGAGCAGTCGGTGGCGGTGCTGGAGGTCAGTCGGACCCTCGGGGCCGGCCCCTGGCGCTCGTTTTTTCGCGTAGCCCTTCCCCTGGCCCGACCGGCCATCGCCACCGGGGTCTCTCTCGCCCTGATGGAAACCCTCGCCGACTACGGCACGGTCGAGTATTTCGGGGTCAGCACCTTTACCACCGGAATTTTCCGCACCTGGTTCGGATTGGGAGATGCCACAGCGGCGGCCCAACTCGCCGCCATGCTGCTGGGATTCGTGTTCGTGCTGATCCTCCTGGAACACTGGTCGCGCCGCCGCGCCCGCTTTCATCAGGCGACGCAGCGTTATCAGACGCTGCCCCGCTACCGTCTGCAGGGCTGGCGCCGGTGGGCGGCGGTCGCCGGCTGTGCCTTTCCGCTGCTGCTGGGCTTTGTGGTGCCGGCGGGGCAGCTCTCGGCCTGGGCAGTGCGCACCGCCGGGCGCACGGTGGATAGCGACTTCTTTGAGCTGACACTGAACAGCATGGGCCTTGCGGCGGGTGCTGCGCTGGTCACGCTGCTGCTGGCCCTGTTCATGGCCTACGGCAAGCGGCTGCGCCGGGGTCCGATCGTCAATACCGCCGTCCGGGTCGCCGGTATGGGGTACGCCATACCGGGGACGGTCATCGCGATCGGCGTCATGCTGCCGCTGGCCCGGGTGGATCAGGCCCTCGATGCCTGGTCCGTGGAGGTCTTCGGGATTTCCACCGGACTGCTGCTGTCGGGAACCCTGTTCGCACTGCTGTTCGCCTATGCGGTGCGTTTTCTGGCGGTCTCCTTGCAGGCCGTCGAGGGGGGGCTCGGCAGGATACGCCCGAGCATGGATGATGCGGCCCGCTCTCTGGGCCTGCGGCCCACCCAGGTGCTGCGCCGGGTCCATATGCCGGTAATGCGGGGAACGCTGCTGACGGCGCTGCTGCTGGTGTTCGTCGATGTGCTCAAGGAACTGCCGGCCACGCTGGTGCTGCGGCCCTTCAATTTCAATACACTCGCGGTGCGGACCTTTGAACTCGCCTCGGACGAGCGGCTGGCGGATGCCTCCAGCGCCGCGCTCACCATCGTACTGGCCGGTATCGTGCCGGTGATTCTCTTGTCGCGTTCCATTGGCCGATCCAGGGCAGGGCAGAAGCATGCAGCTTGA
- a CDS encoding ABC transporter ATP-binding protein has translation MQLEVDNVTLGYGNEDVVHSVSFRLKPGELGCLLGPSGCGKTTLLRAVAGFEPVRAGAIRIGGETVSSPQSTLPPERRGVGMVFQDYALFPHLSVRDNIAFGLRRSARSERAKRVSRLLDLIGLAGYGDAYPHQLSGGQQQRVALARALAPKPRLLLLDEPFSGLDVERREELAREVRCILKEEGITALMVTHDQSEAFATADSIGVMSGGEIVQWDTGYNLYHRPASRFVADFIGQGELIPGRVNESGGVETELGVIGGAAPAQCRPGCAVEVLIRPDDVLDCPTGTPARVDARAFRGADFLYQLSLPSGARILCLTHSHNRYEVGEHISVRPQIDHVVAFPVEPRKPEALTR, from the coding sequence ATGCAGCTTGAAGTTGACAACGTTACGCTCGGATACGGAAACGAGGATGTCGTCCACTCCGTCTCCTTTCGGCTGAAACCCGGAGAACTGGGCTGCCTGCTGGGGCCCAGCGGCTGCGGCAAGACGACCCTGCTGCGGGCCGTTGCCGGCTTCGAGCCGGTGCGGGCCGGAGCGATCCGCATCGGGGGTGAAACGGTCAGTTCCCCGCAGTCGACGCTTCCACCGGAGCGCCGCGGGGTGGGAATGGTGTTCCAGGACTACGCCCTCTTTCCCCATCTTTCGGTTCGGGACAACATCGCCTTCGGTCTGCGCCGCAGTGCCCGAAGCGAGCGTGCGAAGAGGGTCTCGCGGCTTCTGGATCTGATTGGCCTGGCGGGCTACGGCGATGCCTATCCCCACCAGCTCTCCGGCGGACAGCAGCAGCGGGTGGCGCTGGCGCGGGCGCTGGCCCCGAAGCCGCGGCTGCTGCTTCTCGACGAGCCCTTCTCCGGACTTGACGTCGAGCGCCGCGAAGAGCTCGCCCGCGAGGTCCGCTGCATCCTCAAGGAGGAGGGCATCACCGCCCTGATGGTCACCCATGACCAGTCCGAGGCCTTCGCCACGGCCGATAGTATCGGCGTCATGTCGGGCGGGGAGATCGTCCAGTGGGACACCGGCTACAACCTCTATCACCGACCGGCCAGCCGCTTCGTGGCCGACTTCATCGGTCAGGGTGAACTGATCCCGGGACGGGTGAACGAAAGCGGCGGTGTCGAGACTGAACTCGGGGTGATCGGCGGGGCGGCGCCTGCCCAGTGTCGCCCCGGCTGCGCCGTGGAGGTATTGATTCGCCCCGACGATGTCCTCGACTGCCCCACCGGAACCCCGGCCCGGGTCGACGCCCGCGCCTTCCGGGGCGCGGACTTCCTCTATCAGCTCTCGCTCCCCTCAGGGGCTCGGATCCTCTGCCTCACCCACAGCCACAACCGCTATGAAGTGGGCGAGCACATCTCCGTCCGGCCCCAGATCGATCATGTCGTGGCGTTCCCGGTGGAGCCCCGGAAGCCGGAGGCTCTGACCCGGTAG